CCATGGTTAAGGCCTGCCAACAGACAGGCACAGGCCACAATCACCGACTGGGCCATCAGCGCCACCACCGAGCGGCGCAGCTCCATCACCCGGGTCTGCACAAAGACCACAAAGATGAGCAGAACTACCAAATATTCCATTTTCTCCTCCTTACTGTGCGATAATCGCTACGGCCAGCATGATAACAGCCGCAGCCAGATAAACACGGACTTTGAACAGGCGCATCTTGTTGTTCAGCGTTTCCACCAGACCAATCAATAGCGCACTCAGGAGCACCTTCACCACCAACGGCAACGGCAGAGGCAGATAGAGACTGCCAAAGAGCACAAGGAAGGACAGCATCTTGAGCATGCTGCCCAGATGGATATAACTCAAAAGACGGCCTGAATATTCAAGCGTCATGCACTCGTGAATCATGGTGAGCTCCAGATGCGTATCGGGATTATCCACCGGCAGTCGGCTGTTTTCCGCCAGCATCACGAGGAAGAAGGCCACGCCGCCCATTACCGCCGGAACGGTAAAGTAAAAGGCATTGTAGTCAATGACCATCTGCGAGAGCATGGTTGAGCCGTAACGGCTGGCGTTCAGCAGGATGGCCAGCATCACCGCCGGTTCCACCAAAACGGAAATATAGATTTCGCGGGAACCGCCCATGCCGCCAAAGGCCGTAGCCGAATCAAGCGAACCAAGCGTCATAAAGAAAC
The Selenomonas ruminantium AC2024 DNA segment above includes these coding regions:
- a CDS encoding respiratory chain complex I subunit 1 family protein encodes the protein MAIGFYNAAVQALCLLVCAPLIAGIVNKTKATLQKRQGASIFQEYFDLWKWWHKPVIVTKYTSWIFLAAPIVYLVTSIMAAMMLPGLLAGNIRLGDAFVFVYILALGRFFMTLGSLDSATAFGGMGGSREIYISVLVEPAVMLAILLNASRYGSTMLSQMVIDYNAFYFTVPAVMGGVAFFLVMLAENSRLPVDNPDTHLELTMIHECMTLEYSGRLLSYIHLGSMLKMLSFLVLFGSLYLPLPLPLVVKVLLSALLIGLVETLNNKMRLFKVRVYLAAAVIMLAVAIIAQ